The sequence below is a genomic window from Rudanella lutea DSM 19387.
CCATCACGATAGTCATAGTGAATAGAGGTGGCGCCTATACTTCGAATATACAGTTACAAAATGTCCTTCCTACGGGATTGGCGTTTTCAACAGGCGCCAATTGGATCCAGAATGGAAATATATTAACAGCAACTATACCTAACCTGAATGCGGGGGAATCGATATCACTTTCGTTTCAAGCAAGGGCGGTTTCAAGAGGACAATGGATAAATAATTCTCAAGTTGTGGCTTCTTCTACAATTGATACAGACTCTGTGCCTAATAATGGCTTCTCAAACGGTGAAGATGACCAGCACCAGTTAACTTTATTAGTTAGATAGTTAATCACTGGCTAGACAGTATCCCTCAACAATTATGTCACCAAATAAACAAGCGACATGCAAAAGTTCTTTTTCCTACTTCTTTTGATGAGTTACTCAGCATGTAGCCAAACAAAAGACAGAGACAAACACGCTTTTCAACAAGTAGGCAAAGGGATCGAAAATAATACATACACAATCGAAGATTTAAGACGCTCTAAAAGCGATTCAGTGCCTACTGTTATTTTCATTACAAATCCAGGTAAGATTGGGCTTTTTGAGTTGGACCTTGACGATAAAAATACTCCTGATAATGATGCTACTGTAATCCAAACTATTGACGGTAAGCGGTACAAAAGGACCAATGCAGACAATCGGGTCAACCTACATTTTTTTGGGGCCGTTGGAAATGGCAAAGCTGACGACACAAAAGCGATTCAAAATGCTGTTGAGTATAGCACAAAGTTTGGCCTAACATTGGTGGTCCCGAGAGGAATATATAGGATCACCAAATCTATTTACAAATCTGAGAGCTTCACTGGCTTGAACATAGAAGGAATAGAAGGCGCAGTCACTTTCAACTACAAAGATATCAAAGACGGAACTGCTTGTCTCAACATTATCGGAGGTTCAGGAGTGCTATGTCGCTCAGTAGTATCAGGCATCACTTTTATTGGTAGTGATAATAGTACCGGGGTTGAGATAAGCGGACAATGCGGTCAAAAAATTCGTAACTGCACTTTCAAAACCAATAAAACTGGTATCATTTTTCACAACAGGAACAGAGGTAGTTTTACAGAATATTCAGTAGCAGATGACTGTGTATTCGATTCTGAATGTAGTACGGCTATTCGCTATCGACGTACTAACGGAAATGAATCTTTTAACGGGACAGGCATGGCAGTAAACAACTTGATCAATACAAAAGGCTCTGTTATTGTTGTTGAAGATGGTTGCTTACCTTACAATAGTCCACTGAATGGGCAGATTTGGATAAATGGATCCAATAGTATTTTAGTAGAAAATCAGAATACGACGTCAAACAAGCCGACGTTTATAGGTAACTTGACATTAGAAAAGATGCCCAATGGGCATCTTACTCTGTCTACAGGAAATTTACCAACCTTCTTTTGTGGTAACATATCAAGTGTTGGCGATGGAGTAACAAGCGGTCAATTTGTATCTGCCCGCAACGTAAGTTATCAACCAAATGGTACTGTACTTACTCAGGACGCTCGTTACAACAAGCAGATGGTACTAAACAGCTCAACTACACATGTAGACGTACCCACAAAAGGGGCAACATATTTAGTCACAATTTATCTATCAGGTGCGAATTATGATTACCGGTATTCACTAATTTTACAACATGAAGGAGGGGGTAATAGCGGGTTCGTAAGCATACTCTCGAACCCAAGGTCTTTGAATAGTACGTCTTGGGGTCCACCTTCTTTCTCTTGTGATGCTGATGGTAGACTAGTTATTAGTAATCCCAACTTTAAGAACAACAAGGTTACTGTTTGGCTTACCTACACACAAATTGGCGATGTATTTTTTGGAAATACTCCGAAAAATTCTTATTAAAGAGTCACTGATCCCTAAATGAGTCAATCAAAATTATTTAGCAACTTCGTTTCAGTAGGAGCAGTACAGCTTACCAATTTTGTTATTCCAATTTTAATATATCCTTATCTATTCAGGACACTGGGTGCAACGCCTTTTGGAACAGTAATGTATGCACTCAATATTATGCTCTACCTAAGTGCATTTATTGACTATGGGTTCAACATTACAGCACCTCGTAACATTGCTGTTAACCAGGGCGATATACGAGTTATTTCGGTAGTCGTCTCCTCTGTTATTCAAACTAAGGTCACTATTTTTCTCTTCTCAAGTCTGTTCTTTGCTTGCCTAGTTTTTCTAATTCCTCGTTTATCTCAAGAAGTATTTTTGTATTTATTTGGCTCGATCTATATGTTGGGTAATGCCCTTATTCCAACATGGCTATTCCAAGGTTTAGAAGACATGAAGCATCTGACCTGGATTAACTTAGTTGCAAAAATTGTTTCAATATTGTTAGTGATCATTGTCATCAATGAGCCTAGCCAGTACGTATATACAGTAGGATTATTAGGATTAGCCAACCTTGTTTCAGGTATAATTGGCTTAGGGTATGCCAAGGTGAAATATAATATTGTTTTACAACTTCAGCCAATTTCAACGATTTACGGCGAATTGAAAACCGGATGGTATTACTTTACATCACTTATTGCTGCTACACTTTTCAGTAATACTACCATCCTGATCTTAGGCTTATTTGTAACCGATGATATAGTGGGCAAATATGGTATTGCAGAAAAAATATCTTTTGCTGTATGGCAATTGATTGGTGTTTTCTCACAAGTTACATACCCTGTACTATGCCGACTAGCTCAAATATCACACTTTGAATCACTAAAATTTATACGGAAATATTATCCCCCGTTCATTGCTCTTGTCTCTACTATCTGCTTCGGGCTATTCATATTTTCGGACAATATAATATACATCATTTCGGGATCATATCAAGAAGACACTAGTAGTTTAATTAAGATTTTGAGCTTCCTTCCACTTGCCATATGCCTGAATGTCCCAGCATACCAACTACTCTTAGCTTACGGAAAACAGCGCGACAATGCTTTGATTTTCAATTGGTCAGCTGCCCTAAGTATAGGATTGACAATGTTAATGGTCTTTCTATTTGGGGCAATAGGAGCAGCTTGGGCAGCTGTAATTACACAAATAGGCGTAACTTTGGCGCTTCATCTTATACTACACAAGCGGCACACATCATTTTCGATTTGGTAGCCTGCAACTACTAGTAAGTATTTGACATGCTTTGGGCGCTCAAATCCAGTATCAGAAGTATAGTTTCGATACTTTCGGGAATAAACTTTGCAAAAGGAAGCTATCTGTCAATCCCATATTTGCGATTACAGGGAGGAAAGTATATTCAAATAGGGCAAAATTCCACTATTGGCAAGCATGCTTGGTTAGGTGCCTTTGACACTTATTTGGAACAACGCTTCGATCCATCCATAATTATTCATTCAAACGTTTCAATAGGGAATCACCTTTGCATTACCGCTATTGACAAAGTTGAGATAAAACAAGGTTGTCTTCTTAGTGAATATGTTTACATCTCAGATCATGGTCATGGAACTGATGCCAATGGGCATCCTCCTGCCACACAGCCATTGTTCAGCAAAGGCCCTGTGATAATCGGTGAAAATTCTTTTTTAGGGTATCGAACTACTATTCTTTCCGGTGTAGAGCTAGGAAAGCATTGCGTAGTAGGCGCACACTCGGTAGTAAACAAATCGTTTCCTGATTACTCAGTCATTGCTGGCTCACCTGCCAGATTAATTAAACAAAATACCCCTTGCTAACATGCAGCTGTATAACAATAAAAAGCCCATTTACTTCTCTCAGATACGCGAAGATTTGATTGCTCAAATCCCTTCGAGAGACGGGAATCGAGTTTTAGATATTGGTGCGGGCGGGTGCGATACGTTGCTAGCCTTGAAAGAGCGTGGTATTGCTTCAGAAGTCTATGCCGTTGAACTATTCGCTATTCCCAATTCGAATCAGAACAACCCAATCATTGATAAACTATTTATAGGCGACATCGAAAACCAAACACCAGACTTCCCATTAGATTACTTTGATGTAATAATGTGTGGGGATGTACTTGAACATTTAGTCAACCCCTGGGCAGCTGTTGAAAAACTATCACGGTACCTTAAACAAGGAGGGGTAATAATTGCTTCTTGTCCTAATATCAGAGAGATAACAAACTGGAGCCGAATACTACTTAAAGGTAGTTTCCATTACGAGCAAAGTGGTATTATGGATAAAACCCATTTACGCTTTTTTTGTATGCAGGATATGATAGAAATGCTTACTACACCTGAATTGAAGCCAATCAAGTCGCAGGGAAATTATTTCATTGCTCCAAGGTAAGTTTAGATCAGTTCATTTTGGGCTATTGGACCCGATTTTGGCTCCACAAAATATAGTTGTCAGCAAAAAAGAGAAGCAATAAGTGGAAGCCATATTTACAATAGTTGCCAAAAACTACATTCCCCTAGCTAAAGTACTAGGTGACTCGATTTGTAAGCACCATCCAGACACTCCATTCTACATTGTTGTTGCTGATACCGCAGATGGGCTAATAGATTTTTCAAATCAAGCTTATCCTATTATTCCTTCAGAAGATTTATCTATTCCCTCAATGAAGGAATTGGCGTTTAAGTATAATGTGACAGAATTCTGTACAGCTCTTAAACCATTTGCGTACAAATATTTTTTTCAAAAGGGTTACAATAAGGTATTGTATTTTGACCCTGACATATATGTATTTAGCCCATTAAATAAGATATACGGAGAGCTAGATTCAGCCTCGATGGTGATAACCCCTCATTATCAAACGCCTGAGCCTATTTATTCCGGAATATTCAGAGAAGGCAATATTTTGTTTGCAG
It includes:
- a CDS encoding acyltransferase, whose translation is MLWALKSSIRSIVSILSGINFAKGSYLSIPYLRLQGGKYIQIGQNSTIGKHAWLGAFDTYLEQRFDPSIIIHSNVSIGNHLCITAIDKVEIKQGCLLSEYVYISDHGHGTDANGHPPATQPLFSKGPVIIGENSFLGYRTTILSGVELGKHCVVGAHSVVNKSFPDYSVIAGSPARLIKQNTPC
- a CDS encoding glycosyl hydrolase family 28-related protein; translation: MQKFFFLLLLMSYSACSQTKDRDKHAFQQVGKGIENNTYTIEDLRRSKSDSVPTVIFITNPGKIGLFELDLDDKNTPDNDATVIQTIDGKRYKRTNADNRVNLHFFGAVGNGKADDTKAIQNAVEYSTKFGLTLVVPRGIYRITKSIYKSESFTGLNIEGIEGAVTFNYKDIKDGTACLNIIGGSGVLCRSVVSGITFIGSDNSTGVEISGQCGQKIRNCTFKTNKTGIIFHNRNRGSFTEYSVADDCVFDSECSTAIRYRRTNGNESFNGTGMAVNNLINTKGSVIVVEDGCLPYNSPLNGQIWINGSNSILVENQNTTSNKPTFIGNLTLEKMPNGHLTLSTGNLPTFFCGNISSVGDGVTSGQFVSARNVSYQPNGTVLTQDARYNKQMVLNSSTTHVDVPTKGATYLVTIYLSGANYDYRYSLILQHEGGGNSGFVSILSNPRSLNSTSWGPPSFSCDADGRLVISNPNFKNNKVTVWLTYTQIGDVFFGNTPKNSY
- a CDS encoding class I SAM-dependent methyltransferase is translated as MQLYNNKKPIYFSQIREDLIAQIPSRDGNRVLDIGAGGCDTLLALKERGIASEVYAVELFAIPNSNQNNPIIDKLFIGDIENQTPDFPLDYFDVIMCGDVLEHLVNPWAAVEKLSRYLKQGGVIIASCPNIREITNWSRILLKGSFHYEQSGIMDKTHLRFFCMQDMIEMLTTPELKPIKSQGNYFIAPR
- a CDS encoding oligosaccharide flippase family protein → MSQSKLFSNFVSVGAVQLTNFVIPILIYPYLFRTLGATPFGTVMYALNIMLYLSAFIDYGFNITAPRNIAVNQGDIRVISVVVSSVIQTKVTIFLFSSLFFACLVFLIPRLSQEVFLYLFGSIYMLGNALIPTWLFQGLEDMKHLTWINLVAKIVSILLVIIVINEPSQYVYTVGLLGLANLVSGIIGLGYAKVKYNIVLQLQPISTIYGELKTGWYYFTSLIAATLFSNTTILILGLFVTDDIVGKYGIAEKISFAVWQLIGVFSQVTYPVLCRLAQISHFESLKFIRKYYPPFIALVSTICFGLFIFSDNIIYIISGSYQEDTSSLIKILSFLPLAICLNVPAYQLLLAYGKQRDNALIFNWSAALSIGLTMLMVFLFGAIGAAWAAVITQIGVTLALHLILHKRHTSFSIW